ATTAGCAGACTTTGTGAGGTTTTGAATGGGTATAAATAAAAAAGGATGACTGTATAGCCACCCCTTTTATAAAACTTAAAATATTGAGTAATAGCCAAAACTATTCATCCCACCAAACAGGTGTAACAGGAGTTTCTTGATTCGCTAATACATTATCTTCATTTCTATTTAATTCAGTTGTTGGATAATTAGCTCTTCGAAACCATTCCCCAAAATAGTCACTATCTTCACTATCTTCTTCAGATCTAATTGTTAAACCAGTAAACACATCTTCTGAGAAATCATACCTTCTAAAATCAACAAATGTTTCTGGGTTTAAAAAATTATTAATGTATTTCTCTTTCATAATATGGTGTAATGCTAAACCCGCTTCTCCAACAGCTATTGCTCCATCGGCTAAATAATCAGCACCATCAACATCAAACATCTCAAAACTAGCAGCAACACCTTCAATATAAGCTGCATAAGCTGTGGCGTCTGCACCAACACTTGTTGTTGTCCCTCCACCAACTAAAAACGCAGCTTCTGCTTTAATAAACATAGCTTCTGCATAACTTATTAAAAGTAAAGGAGAATCTATACTTGTATAATAGCCATCGGTTGCAAAACCAGTATTTGCATCGGTTCCGTCTGGAGAAACTCCTGCGCCTCCACTAACATAACCTTTATACTCGGTTTCGGTATCGTCTATTTCTGCAAAAAGCGGCAATCTTGGGTCTATTTCTAACGTACCAGTAAATGGGTAATAATCTCCATTCATTGAGCTTACAATTTGACTAGCAATATCTTTGCTTAAATTCCCTGTTAATCGAGATAAAATTTCTTCTGAATACCATGGGTTTATGTTTGTATCACTGTAGAACATCTCAAAATTATCATCGTTAGATGTAAATCCATTTGAAATAGTTGTTAGTACATCGTTAGCTGTTATGCCTGCTTTACCGACTAAGTGTAATTGGTAACGCGCTTTAATTGTGTAAGCCGCTCTTAACCAAAAATCGGTATTACCACCATAGATTAAATCAGAAGCCCCTAAGGTAAAACCAGAATTATCAGCTCCTTGCAGCGCTGTTATAGCTCCATCCAATAAATCAAAAATTTCTGTGTATATCTCTTCTTGCGTATCGAAAGCAGGAAAGTTTGAATCTGGACCTTCTGTGGCTTTAGAATAAGGAATATCATCCCAACTATCTGTAGCAATACCTAAATTAATAGCAATTAAAATATCGGAAATAGCACCAATATGAGGTGCATTGTTTTCGACAGATTTTTCTTTAATAACCTTTAAATTAGGTAAAATATAAAGGTAAACCTGAGACCATAACCCACTTACAGAAGTTTCTCCTGCTGCACCACCACCTGTAGATACAAAGTACTGCGTATAATTACCAAAAGACAATTCTGCAGAACGTTGCCCCTCCATGGTGCTATGGATAACGGGCGCCATTAAATCCTTCATACCTAACTCATCTAAAGATGCTGTGTTAGATGGTGTATTTACATCAAAATAATCATCACTACACCCAAACAACGAGGCTACAAAAAGTGATAATATTATAGTTTTTATATTAAATTTTCTCATAATTCCTTTTTTTAAAATTCAACATTAAGTCCAAATGAATAACTCTGACTTAACGGGACACTTAAGCCTGTAAATCCATAAACATTACTTCCGGCGCTGTATTGATTTCCTTCTGGATCGAAACCTTCGAAAGGTGTCCATACAAGAATATTACTTGCGCTAACATTAAAGCTAAGTCTATTTAATTTTAGCTTTTGTGTTACTGAATCTGCAAAATCATAAGAAAAACCAATATTTCTAAGCTTAACCCAAGAAGCATCTTGCACTAAAACTTCTGAAGCTCTATTGTAAACCGTGGAACTTCTATAATAATCTTGATCAATATAAGTTTCAATCGTGTTTGTTGTATAACCACCACTTCCATCGTCCATAACGCCATCTAAAACGGTATCTACATTACGGAAGGCAGTCAAACCTCTAACACCATTTCTAATGGAATTACGTATTCCAGAATCGTAAAGATCTCCTCCTTTTTTATATTCTAACACAAATTTAAATCCGAAACCTTTATAAGTAAAACTATTATTTACAGATGATATAAAGTCTGGAAATGCATTACCAACAATAACACGTTCATCTAAATCGATAACAGGTAAACCGTTTGAGGCTATATAACGTTCACCATCTTCATAACGCCATTTGTAACCATAAAGATTACCCATTTTATCTCCTTCTCTAATTTCTGAAGTGACTCCTGCAAAACCAGAATCGGCAAAAATGATAGATTCAATATCATCAGGAATATCAAGTACATTTCCCTCACTTGTAGACCAGTTTAGAATCATATTCCATCTAAAATCCTCATTTTTAATAATATCTGCACTTAACAAAAACTCATGACCATAAACCTCATAATCTCCTGCATTTCTGGTGATATAAGATAAGCCTGAAGAATAAGCTGTACCAACATTAAATATTTGATCAGAAACCCTTGTTTTAAAATAAGCGTAATCTAAACGAATACGATTATTAAAAAAACGTAAATCTGCTCCTATCTCTGTAGATTGATTTTTTTCGGGAATAATATCCAAATCACCAAGTGCAGTGCTTCTTCTATAACCACCAACACCTCCAAAAGGAAAATCTCCGTCTACCACAAAATATTGGCCAACCTGTCCAAATCCAG
The window above is part of the Algibacter sp. L3A6 genome. Proteins encoded here:
- a CDS encoding SusD/RagB family nutrient-binding outer membrane lipoprotein, producing MRKFNIKTIILSLFVASLFGCSDDYFDVNTPSNTASLDELGMKDLMAPVIHSTMEGQRSAELSFGNYTQYFVSTGGGAAGETSVSGLWSQVYLYILPNLKVIKEKSVENNAPHIGAISDILIAINLGIATDSWDDIPYSKATEGPDSNFPAFDTQEEIYTEIFDLLDGAITALQGADNSGFTLGASDLIYGGNTDFWLRAAYTIKARYQLHLVGKAGITANDVLTTISNGFTSNDDNFEMFYSDTNINPWYSEEILSRLTGNLSKDIASQIVSSMNGDYYPFTGTLEIDPRLPLFAEIDDTETEYKGYVSGGAGVSPDGTDANTGFATDGYYTSIDSPLLLISYAEAMFIKAEAAFLVGGGTTTSVGADATAYAAYIEGVAASFEMFDVDGADYLADGAIAVGEAGLALHHIMKEKYINNFLNPETFVDFRRYDFSEDVFTGLTIRSEEDSEDSDYFGEWFRRANYPTTELNRNEDNVLANQETPVTPVWWDE